One Anastrepha obliqua isolate idAnaObli1 chromosome 6, idAnaObli1_1.0, whole genome shotgun sequence DNA window includes the following coding sequences:
- the LOC129250638 gene encoding nuclear pore complex protein Nup160 homolog — MPHYGTPIHLTHLSLWTQPVKTASFLGVPLDELDEDDRLLHYTNRAKLLLQQQHQPHSLLEARSEYFSFKHTIAIKTRKLSVSVHTLDLLLHGLKSNANSDIEYRQELTDLENVIQTYIDTAQRTAQDKIQMDSIKLI, encoded by the exons atgccccattatGGTACACCCATTCATCTAACacacctctccctctggacccaacctgtcaaaacagctagtttcctgggcgtaccgttagatgagctagacgaagacgaccggttaTTACACTACActaacagggcaaagttactgctacaacaacaacatcaaccacATTCACTGTTGGAAGCTAGAAGcgaatatttcagttttaaacaTACAATTGCGATTAAAACCAGGAAATTATCTGTGTCAGTACATACATTAGATCTTTTGTTGCATGGATTGAAATCGAATGCTAATTCAGATATCGAGTATAGGCAG GAGCTCACAGATTTAGAAAACGTCATACAAACCTATATCGATACCGCACAGCGCACAGCACAAGATAAAATCCAAATggattcaataaaattaatataa